From the genome of Arthrobacter alpinus, one region includes:
- a CDS encoding Nif3-like dinuclear metal center hexameric protein, which produces MLSEVLLAAEELWPDSLAEDWDRVGLVVGRPDADVERIMFAVDPTLEVIEEALEWGAKLLITHHPLLLKGVNSVAATSGKGQAVHRLIEGGCALLTVHTNGDSAVGGVSDVLADALGLEEVMPLMPAAHGLVEEGIGRVGLLAGALTLGELAARIFLTLPAVAGGVRVAGDRDALVHKVAVCGGAGDSLFDAVRASDADVYVTADLRHHPALEAREASLDGRPYLIDLSHFASEWLWLPEAAHALGNVLADQGFVAELAVSQTNTDPWDFILTPGN; this is translated from the coding sequence ATGCTTTCAGAGGTCCTGCTCGCTGCCGAGGAATTGTGGCCGGACTCGCTCGCCGAGGACTGGGACAGGGTAGGGCTGGTGGTGGGCCGTCCGGACGCTGACGTTGAGCGGATCATGTTCGCCGTGGATCCCACCCTTGAGGTTATCGAGGAAGCCCTGGAGTGGGGGGCAAAGCTACTGATCACCCACCACCCGCTTCTACTCAAGGGCGTGAACTCCGTCGCCGCAACTAGTGGGAAGGGCCAGGCGGTGCACCGCCTGATCGAGGGCGGCTGCGCCTTGCTGACGGTACACACCAACGGCGACAGTGCCGTGGGCGGCGTATCCGACGTGCTGGCGGACGCACTAGGCCTGGAAGAGGTGATGCCGCTTATGCCAGCCGCGCACGGGCTCGTCGAGGAAGGTATCGGCCGGGTGGGTCTGCTGGCCGGCGCCCTCACCCTGGGTGAGCTGGCTGCACGGATCTTCCTGACGCTTCCGGCAGTTGCCGGGGGAGTGCGCGTCGCCGGGGACCGCGATGCTCTGGTTCACAAGGTGGCGGTCTGTGGAGGCGCGGGCGACTCCTTGTTTGACGCCGTCCGGGCCAGCGACGCCGACGTCTATGTCACAGCGGACTTACGCCACCATCCCGCGCTGGAAGCCAGGGAAGCGAGCCTCGACGGACGTCCGTACCTCATTGATTTATCTCACTTTGCCAGTGAATGGTTGTGGCTGCCGGAGGCCGCCCATGCGTTGGGTAACGTTTTGGCCGACCAAGGCTTCGTGGCGGAATTGGCTGTCAGCCAAACCAACACCGATCCCTGGGATTTCATTTTGACGCCCGGCAACTAG
- the msrA gene encoding peptide-methionine (S)-S-oxide reductase MsrA: MKTFVLGGGCFWCLDAVYQMTKGVHSVVSGYTGGRIANPSYDAICSGTTGHAEVVSVTFDEAVIPEDVILDMFFIQHDPTTLNRQGYDTGTQYRSSMFYSNVDEEAAFRAAIVRNQPLWADPIVTEVAPLGVIYEAEYYHQDFYAQRPEVGYCQVIINPKIAKVRKHYARWLTA; this comes from the coding sequence ATGAAGACTTTTGTACTGGGTGGCGGTTGTTTCTGGTGTTTGGATGCTGTGTATCAGATGACGAAGGGGGTGCACTCGGTGGTGTCCGGGTATACGGGCGGCAGGATAGCAAACCCCAGCTACGACGCCATTTGCTCCGGTACCACCGGTCACGCCGAGGTGGTGTCGGTGACATTTGACGAGGCCGTGATACCCGAAGACGTCATTTTGGACATGTTCTTCATCCAGCACGACCCCACCACCCTCAACCGGCAGGGCTACGACACCGGAACCCAATACAGGTCATCGATGTTCTACAGCAATGTGGACGAGGAGGCGGCGTTCAGGGCCGCGATTGTGCGCAACCAGCCGCTGTGGGCCGACCCCATTGTGACCGAAGTGGCGCCGCTGGGAGTGATTTATGAGGCAGAGTACTACCACCAAGACTTTTACGCGCAGCGGCCCGAGGTGGGGTATTGCCAGGTCATTATCAACCCCAAGATTGCCAAAGTGCGAAAACATTACGCTCGGTGGCTTACGGCGTAG
- the cysK gene encoding cysteine synthase A, which yields MGHIYDNVTQLVGGTPLVRLNRLTEGLKATVAVKLEFYNPANSVKDRIGVAIIDAAEKSGELKPGGTIVEGTSGNTGIALAMVGAARGYKVILTMPETMSTERRVMLRAYGADIVLTPGSEGMRGAVEKAKEIVATTENAIWAQQFANPANSAIHYATTGQEIWDDTDGAVDILVAGVGTGGTITGAGQLLKALKPGVKVVAVEPIDSAILNGGAPGPHKIQGLGANFIPEILDQGIYDEVLDATLEDSVAVARALGNQEGILGGISAGAAVWAALELAKRVENAGKLIVAVVPDFGERYISTVLYDDIRG from the coding sequence ATGGGACATATATATGACAACGTCACGCAGCTGGTTGGCGGAACCCCGCTGGTGCGCCTCAACCGGTTAACGGAAGGCCTCAAAGCCACTGTTGCCGTGAAGCTCGAATTCTACAACCCGGCCAACAGCGTCAAGGACCGCATTGGTGTTGCCATCATTGATGCCGCTGAGAAGTCCGGCGAGCTCAAGCCGGGCGGGACCATTGTGGAGGGCACCTCCGGCAATACCGGCATCGCGCTGGCCATGGTGGGCGCTGCCCGTGGCTACAAGGTCATCTTGACCATGCCGGAAACCATGTCCACTGAACGCCGGGTCATGCTGCGCGCCTATGGGGCCGACATTGTCCTGACCCCCGGGTCCGAGGGGATGCGTGGCGCCGTGGAGAAGGCCAAGGAGATTGTGGCCACCACGGAGAACGCCATTTGGGCCCAGCAGTTCGCCAACCCGGCCAACTCGGCCATCCACTACGCAACCACGGGCCAGGAGATCTGGGACGACACCGACGGCGCCGTTGACATCCTGGTCGCCGGGGTGGGAACCGGCGGCACCATCACCGGCGCCGGCCAGCTTCTGAAGGCGCTCAAGCCCGGCGTGAAGGTTGTGGCTGTGGAGCCCATCGACTCGGCCATTCTCAATGGTGGCGCACCGGGCCCCCACAAGATCCAGGGCCTGGGAGCGAACTTCATTCCGGAAATTCTTGACCAGGGAATCTACGACGAAGTCCTTGACGCAACGCTGGAGGATTCGGTGGCGGTCGCCCGCGCCCTGGGCAACCAGGAAGGCATCCTCGGCGGTATTTCCGCCGGCGCAGCCGTGTGGGCGGCCCTTGAGCTGGCCAAACGTGTTGAGAACGCCGGTAAGCTGATCGTGGCCGTGGTCCCCGACTTCGGCGAACGCTACATTTCAACTGTCCTTTACGACGACATCCGCGGCTGA
- the epsC gene encoding serine O-acetyltransferase EpsC, with the protein MRFFARLREDLEAARSHDPAARGSFENFFVYSGLHAIWVHRLTHHLWANPGLRFPARVLSQLTRFATGIEIHPGATIGRRFFIDHGMGVVIGETSEIGDDVMIYHGVTLGGRSLAKVKRHPTIGNRVTIGAGAKVLGPIYIGDDSAVGANAVVVKDAPAKSILTGIPATIRHRDARKEMAPAVDPAEYIDPAMWI; encoded by the coding sequence GTGCGATTCTTTGCCAGGTTGCGTGAGGACCTTGAAGCCGCCCGGTCGCATGACCCGGCGGCTCGAGGTTCCTTCGAGAACTTTTTTGTATACTCCGGCCTGCACGCCATCTGGGTGCACCGGCTGACCCACCACCTGTGGGCCAATCCCGGGCTACGCTTCCCCGCCCGGGTACTGTCCCAACTGACCCGATTTGCCACCGGCATTGAGATCCACCCCGGAGCCACCATTGGTAGGCGTTTTTTCATTGACCATGGCATGGGTGTTGTTATCGGCGAGACCAGCGAGATTGGCGACGACGTCATGATCTACCACGGCGTCACCCTGGGCGGGCGTTCCCTCGCCAAGGTCAAGCGCCACCCCACCATCGGCAACCGGGTCACTATCGGGGCCGGAGCGAAGGTCCTGGGCCCTATCTACATTGGCGATGATTCCGCGGTGGGAGCCAACGCCGTGGTGGTCAAGGACGCCCCGGCCAAGTCCATCCTCACAGGCATCCCGGCCACGATCCGGCACCGGGACGCCCGCAAGGAGATGGCACCGGCAGTGGACCCCGCGGAGTACATCGACCCGGCCATGTGGATCTGA
- the gndA gene encoding NADP-dependent phosphogluconate dehydrogenase: MSAQIGSAQIGVTGLAVMGANLARNLARNGYTVALHNRSVAKTDALLDAHGTEGDFVRTETLAELVESLEKPRRVLIMVKAGGPVDSVIDALVPLMEPGDIIIDGGNSNFQDTRRREADLAKKDLHFVGVGVSGGEEGALLGPSIMPGGSKESYDALGPLLEKISAKVDGAPCCAWIGTDGAGHFVKMVHNGIEYADMQVIGEAYDLLRSAAGIEPAAQSEIFAKWNEGQLASFLIEITAEVLGHVDAKTGKPLVDVIVDSAGQKGTGRWTVQSGLDLGSPISAIAESVFARGLSSQRDQRAIAQGVLAGHEVAVELGADFVEDVRQALYASKLISYAQGIDMLQSAAIEYNWDLKLDEIASLWRGGCIIRAELLKDITKAYAAAEKPANLLFAPAFAAEIAEVLPAWRRVVSTAVQLGIPVPVFSSSLAYYDGLRRPRLPAALTQGLRDLFGAHTYNRVDVEGTFHTQWSGDKTEISAVDTH, translated from the coding sequence ATGTCTGCACAAATTGGCTCTGCACAGATAGGTGTCACCGGCCTTGCCGTCATGGGCGCCAACCTGGCCCGCAACCTGGCCCGCAACGGATACACCGTTGCCCTGCACAACCGCTCGGTTGCCAAGACTGATGCACTTCTTGATGCCCACGGCACCGAAGGCGACTTCGTACGCACGGAAACTCTCGCCGAGCTCGTCGAGTCTCTGGAGAAGCCGCGCCGCGTGCTCATCATGGTCAAGGCCGGCGGCCCGGTCGACTCCGTGATCGATGCGCTGGTTCCGCTCATGGAACCCGGCGACATCATCATCGACGGCGGCAACTCGAACTTCCAGGACACCCGCCGCCGCGAAGCTGACCTGGCCAAGAAGGACCTCCACTTCGTCGGCGTCGGAGTCTCCGGTGGCGAAGAAGGTGCGCTGCTGGGCCCGTCCATCATGCCCGGCGGTTCCAAGGAGTCCTACGACGCGCTGGGCCCCCTGCTGGAAAAGATTTCTGCCAAGGTCGACGGTGCGCCCTGCTGTGCCTGGATTGGCACCGACGGTGCGGGGCACTTCGTCAAGATGGTTCACAACGGCATCGAGTACGCCGACATGCAGGTTATTGGTGAAGCTTACGACCTGCTGCGCAGTGCCGCGGGCATCGAGCCGGCCGCGCAGTCGGAGATCTTCGCGAAGTGGAACGAAGGCCAGCTGGCCTCCTTCCTGATCGAAATCACCGCTGAAGTTCTTGGCCACGTTGATGCCAAGACCGGCAAGCCGCTCGTTGACGTCATTGTCGACTCGGCCGGCCAGAAGGGCACGGGCCGTTGGACGGTCCAGTCCGGCCTGGACCTGGGTTCGCCCATCTCAGCCATCGCCGAGTCCGTATTCGCCCGCGGCCTCTCCAGCCAGCGCGACCAGCGTGCCATCGCCCAGGGAGTCCTGGCCGGCCACGAGGTCGCCGTGGAACTGGGCGCCGACTTCGTTGAAGATGTCCGCCAGGCGCTTTACGCGTCCAAGCTCATCAGCTACGCCCAGGGCATCGACATGCTCCAGTCCGCAGCTATCGAGTACAACTGGGACCTGAAGCTTGATGAGATCGCCTCGCTGTGGCGCGGCGGCTGCATCATCCGCGCCGAGCTGCTCAAGGACATCACCAAGGCCTACGCCGCCGCAGAGAAGCCCGCAAACCTGCTGTTCGCCCCGGCTTTCGCCGCGGAAATCGCCGAGGTTCTGCCGGCATGGCGCCGCGTGGTCTCCACTGCTGTGCAGCTGGGCATCCCGGTTCCGGTGTTCTCCTCCTCACTGGCGTACTACGACGGACTGCGCCGGCCGCGCCTGCCCGCCGCCCTGACACAGGGCCTTCGCGACCTCTTCGGCGCCCACACGTACAACCGTGTGGACGTTGAGGGCACCTTCCACACGCAGTGGAGCGGGGACAAGACCGAGATCTCCGCGGTCGACACGCACTAG
- a CDS encoding D-2-hydroxyacid dehydrogenase, translated as MMNIMTRNNLTVAIAVPLEAELVQAIRAANPAVTVLYESELLPPERFPADHGGDPSFQRTPEKEARYWEMLRNADILYGFPNESPAGLASIASSGKLQWIQAMTAGAGGTVKAANLSADDLARITVTSSAGIHALPLAEFAMMGALNGLKRTPELAADQDARNWPELRKPTRLASGSRVVITGLGEIGLETARLARALGMNVSGTKRKVEAIEGIDTVTDTAGLPGLLATADVLINTLPGTPNTEKMINAVVFNAMKPGTILVNVGRGTVVDEDALLEALNNGQLSYACLDVFAVEPLPDTSPLWQHPRVMVSPHTSALSATENRLIAERFIENLKRFQAQEPLLHTVDPVHFY; from the coding sequence ATGATGAACATCATGACCCGAAATAATCTCACTGTCGCGATTGCCGTCCCGCTCGAGGCCGAGCTCGTTCAAGCCATCAGGGCCGCCAACCCGGCCGTCACCGTCCTGTACGAGTCCGAGCTTTTACCTCCCGAGCGCTTCCCGGCGGACCACGGCGGGGACCCCTCTTTTCAACGCACCCCGGAGAAGGAGGCCCGCTACTGGGAGATGCTGCGCAACGCGGATATCCTCTACGGGTTCCCGAATGAAAGCCCGGCTGGGCTGGCCAGCATTGCATCGAGTGGGAAGCTGCAGTGGATCCAGGCCATGACTGCGGGAGCAGGCGGTACCGTCAAGGCCGCCAATCTCTCAGCCGACGACCTTGCCCGTATCACGGTCACCAGTTCGGCCGGAATCCATGCCCTGCCGCTGGCTGAATTTGCCATGATGGGCGCACTGAACGGTCTCAAACGCACCCCCGAGCTGGCCGCCGATCAGGACGCCAGGAACTGGCCCGAGCTCCGCAAGCCCACCCGCCTTGCCAGCGGCTCCCGCGTTGTCATCACGGGCCTGGGCGAAATCGGCTTGGAAACCGCACGCCTGGCCCGAGCCCTGGGCATGAATGTCAGCGGCACCAAGCGAAAAGTGGAAGCCATCGAAGGCATCGACACAGTCACCGACACCGCCGGCCTACCGGGCCTTCTGGCAACGGCCGACGTCCTCATCAACACCCTGCCCGGCACCCCCAACACGGAAAAGATGATCAACGCGGTAGTCTTCAACGCCATGAAGCCCGGCACGATCCTGGTCAACGTGGGCCGTGGCACCGTGGTGGACGAGGACGCCCTGCTGGAAGCGTTAAACAACGGCCAGCTTTCCTACGCCTGCCTCGACGTCTTCGCAGTGGAGCCGCTGCCGGATACGAGCCCGCTGTGGCAGCACCCGCGGGTCATGGTCTCCCCTCACACTTCGGCGCTGAGTGCCACCGAGAACCGCCTCATCGCGGAGCGGTTTATAGAGAATCTCAAGCGGTTCCAGGCGCAGGAGCCCTTGCTACACACGGTGGATCCGGTCCACTTTTACTAA
- a CDS encoding IclR family transcriptional regulator: MQLKTQKRGDARVNATPAPAVTRAAAVLDALAASVTGRLTLSDLARELGIPKSSTSNLLQALEDADLISRLGSDYALGVKLVELGAAYLSRRDEVREFHRFCERAPLLKGETVRIAMLDGDNVIYLARYEGHPAVTLTSNIGDKMPVSLCAVGKALVAQLHDHDLEQLFPDEAVLPVMTARSLRTGREFKAELAQIRAKGYAFEDEESTLGVVSLGVAVPTRGSHGPRLAVSVTALKATFSQEQRQAMVQELSDLTKMLGNPMG, from the coding sequence ATCCAACTCAAGACCCAGAAGCGCGGTGACGCGAGGGTGAATGCAACGCCAGCTCCTGCGGTGACCCGTGCCGCAGCCGTGCTTGACGCCCTCGCTGCGTCCGTCACAGGGAGGCTCACGCTCAGCGACCTGGCCCGCGAGCTGGGTATCCCCAAGTCTTCGACATCAAACCTTTTGCAGGCACTTGAGGATGCGGACTTGATCAGCCGGCTCGGCTCCGACTATGCGCTAGGTGTGAAACTGGTTGAATTGGGTGCGGCTTATTTGAGCCGCAGGGATGAGGTTCGGGAGTTCCACCGCTTCTGCGAACGAGCTCCTTTACTTAAGGGCGAAACGGTTCGCATTGCCATGCTCGACGGTGACAACGTCATCTACTTGGCCCGCTACGAGGGGCATCCCGCGGTAACGCTGACCTCCAATATTGGTGACAAGATGCCGGTGTCACTCTGCGCGGTAGGGAAGGCACTGGTTGCCCAGCTCCACGATCATGACCTTGAACAGCTCTTTCCAGATGAGGCAGTGCTGCCCGTCATGACTGCCAGGTCGCTGAGGACCGGCCGTGAGTTCAAGGCCGAACTTGCGCAGATTCGCGCTAAGGGCTATGCCTTCGAGGATGAGGAGTCAACCCTGGGGGTGGTGAGCCTGGGTGTTGCCGTCCCCACGCGCGGCTCGCATGGCCCACGCCTGGCCGTATCCGTGACTGCATTGAAGGCGACATTCTCCCAGGAGCAGCGCCAAGCCATGGTGCAGGAGCTGTCCGATCTGACAAAAATGCTGGGAAATCCCATGGGGTAG
- a CDS encoding exonuclease domain-containing protein produces the protein MTGISFTAIDFETANNYRASACAVGLTKVSAGKVVEQTAWLMKPLPGYDEFSAVNVGIHGITAAQVRGMPDWRSMYGPMMDFIGADVLVGHNVSFERSVISKANEVCGLPMPDLDFHCTLTLARKHLDLARYTLSDVVGALQLPAFNHHDAGDDARASALIAIELARRSGAATLEALWPAPARKVSSGQPNYYSSGYTRRLADLPAANTAANPYGPLFGQTIVFSGDLAAMPRAKAQDAAAAKGAVIANSTTKKVTMVVCAELGLVNGPLSSKVKRAHELAAAGQDIQVIGEAAFLRLMAFK, from the coding sequence ATGACAGGGATTTCTTTCACGGCCATCGACTTTGAAACGGCCAACAACTACCGCGCCTCGGCCTGCGCTGTGGGACTGACCAAGGTCAGCGCCGGCAAGGTGGTGGAGCAGACCGCCTGGCTGATGAAGCCGCTTCCCGGATACGACGAGTTTTCCGCCGTCAATGTTGGCATTCACGGCATCACCGCAGCCCAGGTTCGCGGCATGCCGGACTGGCGCAGCATGTACGGGCCCATGATGGACTTCATCGGTGCCGACGTCCTGGTAGGCCACAACGTCAGCTTTGAACGCTCCGTCATCTCCAAGGCCAATGAGGTGTGCGGGCTCCCCATGCCCGATCTGGATTTCCACTGCACCTTGACGCTGGCACGCAAGCACCTAGATCTTGCACGCTACACGCTCTCCGACGTGGTGGGCGCGTTGCAACTTCCGGCGTTCAACCACCACGACGCCGGTGATGACGCCCGTGCCAGCGCGCTGATAGCTATTGAGCTGGCACGGCGAAGCGGTGCGGCCACCCTCGAAGCCCTGTGGCCAGCGCCGGCCCGTAAGGTGAGCTCCGGGCAACCCAATTACTACTCATCGGGCTACACCCGTCGCCTGGCGGATCTCCCCGCGGCCAACACGGCGGCGAACCCTTACGGGCCGCTCTTTGGCCAGACGATTGTCTTTAGCGGTGATCTGGCTGCCATGCCGCGTGCAAAGGCCCAGGACGCCGCCGCGGCCAAAGGCGCTGTCATTGCCAACAGCACCACCAAGAAAGTCACCATGGTGGTGTGCGCAGAACTGGGGTTGGTCAACGGCCCGCTCAGCTCCAAGGTCAAACGGGCCCATGAGCTCGCTGCCGCGGGCCAGGACATCCAAGTCATTGGCGAGGCGGCGTTCTTGAGGTTGATGGCGTTCAAATAG
- a CDS encoding Sir2 family NAD-dependent protein deacetylase yields MGQGASDGVRPGIGLTGLGREVSLPAGAIGHVGPLEEPARAVLEGVVPLLAAGKFALLTGAGLSTDSGIPDYRGPGAAPRKPLTYQEFVRDAALRQRYWARNHIGWATMHHASPNAGHFAATALERQGALTGIITQNVDRLHESAGAMDVVDLHGRFDQIACLQCGNTYSRAFVATILAELNPGFLEAVAATGRIGAGPDADADLENEVLIGTFKVALCPLCGGMLKPDFVFFGENVPKDRVVRAFSMVDAAAALVVAGSSLTVMSGLRFVRKAAKDGKPVIIINRGATRGDGLATVKLVAGVSESLSFLSRALESRLA; encoded by the coding sequence ATGGGCCAGGGGGCATCTGACGGCGTGCGCCCCGGCATTGGCCTGACCGGGCTGGGCCGCGAGGTTTCCTTGCCCGCCGGTGCTATTGGCCATGTAGGGCCGCTGGAGGAACCGGCCCGTGCCGTTTTGGAGGGTGTGGTGCCGTTGCTGGCCGCTGGCAAGTTTGCCTTACTGACAGGCGCCGGGCTGAGCACCGACTCGGGCATTCCCGACTACCGCGGGCCAGGGGCAGCGCCCCGCAAGCCCCTCACCTATCAAGAGTTCGTGCGGGATGCGGCCTTGCGGCAACGGTACTGGGCCCGCAATCACATAGGCTGGGCAACCATGCACCACGCCTCCCCGAATGCGGGGCACTTCGCCGCAACCGCTCTTGAACGCCAGGGCGCCTTGACCGGGATCATCACGCAAAATGTTGACAGGCTCCACGAAAGCGCAGGCGCCATGGACGTGGTGGACCTGCACGGGCGCTTTGACCAAATTGCGTGTCTGCAGTGCGGGAACACTTATTCAAGGGCTTTCGTGGCGACCATCCTGGCTGAGCTGAACCCTGGTTTCCTGGAGGCTGTGGCCGCCACCGGGCGCATTGGTGCCGGACCGGATGCCGATGCAGACCTGGAGAACGAGGTACTGATTGGTACTTTCAAGGTGGCGTTGTGCCCACTGTGCGGTGGGATGCTGAAACCAGACTTTGTGTTCTTCGGTGAGAATGTTCCCAAAGACAGGGTGGTGCGCGCTTTTTCCATGGTGGATGCCGCAGCGGCGTTGGTGGTTGCAGGTTCCTCGCTGACGGTGATGAGCGGGCTGCGTTTTGTGCGAAAGGCTGCCAAGGATGGCAAGCCTGTCATCATCATCAACAGGGGCGCCACACGCGGTGACGGGCTGGCAACGGTGAAGCTTGTTGCCGGTGTGAGCGAGTCTTTGAGCTTCCTGTCACGGGCCTTGGAGAGCCGATTGGCGTAA
- a CDS encoding peroxiredoxin yields the protein MSATPAMDDGGARQGVKVGDLAPDFVLANQFGEPISLASLRGSAVAIVFYPFAFSGICTGELCELRDNLAEFADAGVRLLAISVDSKYTLRAYAEAQDYAFDLLADFWPHGGVSRLYGVFDADRGMAGRSTFIIDATGVIRDAFATPPGQARPLERYRRALERL from the coding sequence ATGAGCGCAACACCGGCCATGGACGACGGCGGAGCCCGTCAGGGCGTCAAAGTAGGGGACCTTGCCCCCGACTTTGTCCTGGCCAACCAATTTGGTGAGCCCATTTCGCTTGCGTCACTGCGCGGAAGCGCCGTCGCCATCGTTTTCTACCCGTTCGCGTTCTCCGGCATCTGCACGGGGGAACTATGCGAGCTGCGGGACAACCTGGCGGAGTTCGCGGACGCCGGTGTGCGGCTGCTGGCCATCTCAGTGGACAGTAAGTACACGCTGCGCGCCTATGCTGAAGCGCAGGATTACGCCTTCGACCTGTTGGCCGACTTTTGGCCCCACGGCGGGGTGTCCCGTTTGTATGGCGTCTTTGATGCAGATCGTGGCATGGCCGGGCGCAGCACGTTTATCATCGACGCCACCGGCGTAATCCGTGACGCATTTGCGACGCCGCCGGGCCAGGCCCGCCCGCTGGAACGGTACCGGCGAGCTCTGGAGCGGTTGTAG
- a CDS encoding DUF3052 domain-containing protein: protein MSEADAGTVAKVAGILGFKDGDLIQELGYDDDVDFDLRDSLEDLIGSQLFDEDDHDVVDAIIFWWRKDDGDLVDALVDSLTSLDEGGVVWILTPKSGREGYVRPAEILEAAPTAGLHVTTTAGVSKDWAASRLVPRKRQ, encoded by the coding sequence GTGAGCGAGGCCGACGCCGGCACTGTAGCCAAGGTGGCAGGCATTTTGGGGTTCAAGGATGGCGATCTCATCCAGGAACTCGGATATGACGACGACGTCGATTTTGACCTTCGGGACAGCCTTGAGGACCTTATTGGTTCGCAGCTGTTCGACGAGGATGACCACGACGTAGTTGACGCCATCATTTTCTGGTGGCGCAAGGATGACGGGGATTTGGTGGATGCGCTCGTCGATTCACTGACCAGCCTTGACGAGGGCGGGGTCGTGTGGATCCTGACACCGAAATCGGGCCGCGAGGGCTATGTTCGGCCTGCGGAGATTTTGGAGGCCGCACCAACAGCCGGTCTGCACGTCACCACCACAGCAGGGGTTTCCAAGGATTGGGCTGCCAGCCGCCTGGTTCCCCGTAAGCGCCAGTAA